The Puntigrus tetrazona isolate hp1 chromosome 16, ASM1883169v1, whole genome shotgun sequence genome includes a region encoding these proteins:
- the rhbg gene encoding ammonium transporter Rh type B — translation MAESTNMRLRLSLLCIILEVILIILFGTLVEYNDDTDAKLWNKNRNKNTTRNDHENEFYYRYPSFQDVHVMIFVGFGFLMTFLQRYGFSSVGFNFLIAAFSLQWATLMQGFFHGLHHGKIHVGVTSMINADFCTGSVLISFGAVLGKTSPVQLLVMAVFEVTLFAVNEFILLSILGANDAGGSMTIHTFGAYFGLMVTRVLYRPNLNKSKHRNSSVYHSDLFAMIGTIYLWMFWPSFNSAITNYGDPQHRTAMNTYYSLAACTLATFAFSALVNPEGKLDMVHIQNAALAGGVAVGTAGEMMLTAFGSMIVGFLAGTISVLGYKYLSPFLESKLKIQDTCGIHNLHGMPGILGAIVGAITAAMASSEVYGNGLQRVFGDFKTEEWDAQSKGGYQAISLAVTLGMALFGGLITGFILKLPIYGAPPDTHCFEDGVYWEVPGEEEGHHELNEVATPNELEKLGS, via the exons ATGGCTGAGTCTACTAACATGAGGCTACGGCTGTCGCTGTTATGCATCATCCTGGAAGTCATCCTCATTATCCTCTTTGGAACGCTGGTGGAGTATAACGATGACACTGACGCCAAGCTgtggaataaaaacagaaacaaaaatactaCTAGAAATGATCATGAAAATGAGTTCTACTATCGTTATCCCA GTTTCCAGGATGTTCATGTCATGATCTTTGTGGGCTTCGGGTTTCTGATGACGTTTCTGCAACGTTATGGATTCAGCAGCGTCGGATTTAACTTTCTCATCGCAGCCTTTTCTCTACAGTGGGCCACACTTATGCAGGGCTTTTTCCACGGCTTGCACCATGGCAAGATCCACGTTGGTGTGACTAG CATGATAAATGCAGATTTCTGCACTGGTTCTGTGCTGATCTCGTTTGGTGCCGTTTTGGGAAAGACCAGTCCTGTGCAGCTACTTGTTATGGCGGTTTTCGAGGTGACGCTGTTCGCTGTCAATGAGTTCATCCTGCTTTCTATCCTCGGG GCCAATGATGCTGGAGGATCCATGACCATTCATACATTTGGTGCATACTTCGGCTTAATGGTGACCCGTGTCCTGTACAGGCCAAACCTGAACAAGAGCAAACACAGAAACTCGTCTGTCTACCACTCTGACCTCTTTGCCATGATCG GTACCATCTACCTGTGGATGTTCTGGCCCAGCTTCAACTCAGCCATTACAAACTACGGTGACCCACAGCACAGGACCGCCATGAACACTTACTATTCTCTGGCCGCCTGCACACTGGCTACATTCGCTTTCTCCGCCCTAGTCAACCCTGAAGGCAAATTGGACATG GTGCACATCCAGAATGCCGCACTGGCTGGTGGTGTTGCTGTGGGAACAGCTGGAGAGATGATGCTGACTGCGTTTGGCTCTATGATCGTTGGATTCCTCGCAGGAACTATTTCAGTACTGGGATACAAATACCTCTCG CCGTTTTTGGAATCGAAACTGAAGATTCAGGACACTTGTGGCATTCATAACCTGCATGGAATGCCAGGAATTCTGGGAGCCATAGTGGGTGCCATCACTGCCGCAATGGCATCCTCAGAGGTATATGGAAACGG ACTGCAAAGAGTTTTCGGTGACTTTAAAACTGAGGAATGGGACGCTCAGTCTAAGGGTGGATATCAGGCTATTTCCCTGGCTGTCACACTTGGAATGGCTCTGTTTGGTGGTCTCATTACAG gGTTCATTTTGAAGCTGCCCATCTACGGTGCTCCTCCAGATACTCACTGCTTTGAGGATGGAGTCTACTGGGAG GTACCGGGAGAGGAGGAAGGTCATCATGAGCTTAACGAAGTAGCCACACCAAACGAACTGGAGAAACTTGGCAGCT
- the hapln2 gene encoding hyaluronan and proteoglycan link protein 2 isoform X1: MNSIAVLVISACIFSWTSAKYHHHYQDNNKELKYLLEPLVYAEVTARRGQAVVLPCVMRFKPSHYRVKWTKIKPPSQGVENIVLITNGRADKQYGPVGPRASLLHAHNLDVSLRLTDLELEDDGIYRCELINGIEDESVAITLRIEGVVFPYQSHHGRYRFTFFDAKEACAKQDATLATYKQLYRAWTEGLDWCNAGWLSDGTVNYPVLQPRPACGGDLLSGIRSYGPRHKTKDNYDAFCFTSATKGSVFFIAGPFSFAEAERACKRDDASLAKVGQIYSSWKFQQLDHCDGGWLQDGSVRYPIIHPRENCGGIAEPGVRSFGYPGKSLKLYGAYCYR; this comes from the exons ATGAACTCAATTGCTGTGTTAGTGATATCAGCCTGTATCTTCTCTTGGACCTCTGCAAAATACCACCACCATTATCAAG ACAATAACAAAGAGCTGAAGTACCTCTTGGAACCTCTGGTGTATGCTGAGGTCACTGCTCGCCGTGGACAAGCAGTCGTTTTGCCCTGTGTGATGAGGTTCAAACCATCGCACTACAGAGTGAAGTGGACCAAAATCAAACCCCCAAGTCAGGGAGTGGAAAACATAGTGCTTATAACAAACGGACGTGCGGATAAGCAGTATGGCCCAGTCGGGCCCCGGGCGTCTCTCCTGCATGCACATAACCTGGATGTTTCTCTCCGTCTTACTGACCTGGAGCTGGAAGATGACGGAATCTACCGCTGTGAACTGATCAACGGAATTGAGGATGAAAGTGTGGCTATTACTCTGAGGATTGAAG GTGTTGTATTTCCTTATCAGAGCCACCATGGTCGGTACAGATTTACATTCTTTGATGCTAAAGAAGCTTGCGCTAAACAAGATGCAACACTGGCCACTTACAAGCAGCTTTACAGGG CCTGGACTGAAGGGTTAGACTGGTGCAATGCTGGATGGCTGAGCGATGGAACTGTCAATTATCCAGTCCTGCAACCACGGCCGGCTTGTGGAGGGGATCTCCTCTCAGGCATCCGAAGTTACGGACCCCGTCACAAAACAAAGGACAACTATGATGCTTTCTGCTTCACCTCAGCTACTAAGG GCTCTGTGTTCTTCATTGCGGGGCCTTTTAGTTTTGCTGAGGCCGAGCGCGCCTGCAAACGGGATGACGCCAGTCTAGCGAAGGTTGGTCAGATCTACTCATCGTGGAAGTTTCAGCAGCTTGACCACTGTGATGGAGGCTGGCTGCAGGATGGCAGTGTGCGATACCCCATCATTCACCCGAGGGAGAACTGTGGTGGGATCGCAGAACCGGGGGTTCGTAGCTTTGGGTATCCCGGCAAAAGTTTGAAGCTTTATGGGGCGTATTGCTACAGGTAA
- the hapln2 gene encoding hyaluronan and proteoglycan link protein 2 isoform X2, whose translation MRFKPSHYRVKWTKIKPPSQGVENIVLITNGRADKQYGPVGPRASLLHAHNLDVSLRLTDLELEDDGIYRCELINGIEDESVAITLRIEGVVFPYQSHHGRYRFTFFDAKEACAKQDATLATYKQLYRAWTEGLDWCNAGWLSDGTVNYPVLQPRPACGGDLLSGIRSYGPRHKTKDNYDAFCFTSATKGSVFFIAGPFSFAEAERACKRDDASLAKVGQIYSSWKFQQLDHCDGGWLQDGSVRYPIIHPRENCGGIAEPGVRSFGYPGKSLKLYGAYCYR comes from the exons ATGAGGTTCAAACCATCGCACTACAGAGTGAAGTGGACCAAAATCAAACCCCCAAGTCAGGGAGTGGAAAACATAGTGCTTATAACAAACGGACGTGCGGATAAGCAGTATGGCCCAGTCGGGCCCCGGGCGTCTCTCCTGCATGCACATAACCTGGATGTTTCTCTCCGTCTTACTGACCTGGAGCTGGAAGATGACGGAATCTACCGCTGTGAACTGATCAACGGAATTGAGGATGAAAGTGTGGCTATTACTCTGAGGATTGAAG GTGTTGTATTTCCTTATCAGAGCCACCATGGTCGGTACAGATTTACATTCTTTGATGCTAAAGAAGCTTGCGCTAAACAAGATGCAACACTGGCCACTTACAAGCAGCTTTACAGGG CCTGGACTGAAGGGTTAGACTGGTGCAATGCTGGATGGCTGAGCGATGGAACTGTCAATTATCCAGTCCTGCAACCACGGCCGGCTTGTGGAGGGGATCTCCTCTCAGGCATCCGAAGTTACGGACCCCGTCACAAAACAAAGGACAACTATGATGCTTTCTGCTTCACCTCAGCTACTAAGG GCTCTGTGTTCTTCATTGCGGGGCCTTTTAGTTTTGCTGAGGCCGAGCGCGCCTGCAAACGGGATGACGCCAGTCTAGCGAAGGTTGGTCAGATCTACTCATCGTGGAAGTTTCAGCAGCTTGACCACTGTGATGGAGGCTGGCTGCAGGATGGCAGTGTGCGATACCCCATCATTCACCCGAGGGAGAACTGTGGTGGGATCGCAGAACCGGGGGTTCGTAGCTTTGGGTATCCCGGCAAAAGTTTGAAGCTTTATGGGGCGTATTGCTACAGGTAA